One Lepisosteus oculatus isolate fLepOcu1 chromosome 4, fLepOcu1.hap2, whole genome shotgun sequence genomic window, gtttttttttcccgaaAACAAACGAAAAGATAGTCAAGCAGCAGTGTAGCTGAGAAGTGCGGGCCTCATGGGGCTCTTTTAGAAACTTCCTGATCCTCTCTGCTGGTGTAAGACACCCCGACAGCCCCCAGTACCACCACAATACAGGAAAGGGCACCCCCCACCACCCCCGCAGGAGGGTCCCCAGTCGCTCGTGCtctcccaccccaccccccaagTACCCCGCTGGCTTGGCTGATCGGGGAACCCCGTTTTCCAGAGCTCGGTCTCGGCACCCCACACCCCGGTGCCAGCTGGTCTGACTGTGGGCACCCCCCTGTCCCGTGCCAGGGCCGCCGCGGCCGCCCAGGGTCGCTAGACGCTGCGCGGGGACCTCAGGGCCACGGGTTCCGGCCTGCTCCTGCTcttcctccctcctcctcctcctcctcctccgccccCGTTGCTCCCGCGGCCCCCGTGGCCCCCCTGGCCCCCCGCTCCAAGGCGCCACTTCTTGCGGTTCTTCTTCTTGCCCGCGCGGCCCCAGACCTGCTCGCAGTACAGGTCCATcttggagggggagggggagctgATGAGGTTCATGACGTCCTGGTACCAGAGCTGCTGGGGGTAGGTCAGCGGGGCGGGCGGCGCCGGGGGCTCGGCCCGGGCGGGGCTCAGCACGGAGAGGCGCACCCTCACCGCAGTCCAGCGGAAGCCGTGCTCCTCCAGCTGGCAGTGGTAGATGCCGGAGTGGGCCGGCTCTGCTCGGCGGATCAGAACCCCCCTGTCGATCAGCACCAGCTGCTCCCCGGAGGTCACCTGGGCGCCAGGCAGAGACACACGGAGAGGCGGGGCTCAGCGCCGCGAGCTCGGCTCACACGGGCCTTCGCCGCGGGCGTGCCAGCGCCAGGAATTCCCCGCTCCTGCCCGGAAACCCTCTCCTGCTCTCAGTGAGGCCTGCAGTCGGGCGGCGGCGCCGGAGAGGGCAGGCACAGTGCCGGAGCATTTAGAGTTCATGCAGGACGAGTTTAAATACGGTTTGAAGAGCACTGCTCCTTGTGGGCTGTTTCCTAGCGCTTTTGGCCATATGTATCCAGGCCTGGGAGGTCACCTGGTTGCTGCCTGAGAGTGTTTCTGTCCTGAATGTGAAGGTCTGTGTGCACAGCAGTCGTGTCTGTGATGTGGGCACATGCCTGTTGCCGAATCGGCCGATCTGTGCTCTGCACGGACGTGCCCCTGATGTGTTTCTGTGTAGTTCTGCTCTCTTCATGTATTAAGGGTGTGTCCAGATCCTGTGTGGGTGTATCTGTGGGCAACATGTCATTGTCACAATGTGCGGCGTGGttgtgggtgtgtctgtgtgatatAGGCATATCTTTGTGTGTTATAGGCATGTCTGTTTACAGTGTAGGGTGGTGGTGTGTGATGATCCGAGCGTGGCTAATGCAGTATGGGCGTGTTTGTCCGTGGGGTGTGTCTACCAATGGTGTAGGTGTGACTGTTTGCAATGTGGGCGTGACTATGTGTGATGATACGGGTGTGGCCACCGCCGTGTGGGTGTGGTTATGTGTGGTACAGATGTGTCTGTTTACAGTGTGGGTGTGGTGATGTATGGTATGGGTATGTCTATTTGCATTGCAGTGTGGGTGTGACTATGTGTGATGATATGGGTGTGGTTATGTATGGtatgggtgtgtctgtgtgcagtgtgggTGTCTctatttgcactgcagtgtGGGTGTGGTTATGTATTGTATGGGTGTGTCTGTTTGCAGTGTGGGCATGTctatttgcactgcagtgtGGGTGTGGACCCTGTGTTGTCCCAGATGGGTCTCTGGGCAGTGTTACTACATCACTCCTGACCTGGTGCAGCTCATGGTTGTTCTCGCCAGCCTCTCTGAACCAGGTGACGGCCGCGTGCCTGGACTTCGGCAGACACTCCAGGTAGGTGCTGTTGCCCTCGGCGACCACCATCACCCTCTCTTCCACCTCCACTTCCAGGGCAGCTGGGACAGACAGAGACCCAGAAATTAGTCAATACAACTATTACAAAACTCAAAGTTACACTGAAGCCCGAATAACGGTGCATTCAAAGAGCTCAACCCAACCAGAAGACGTTTACGACAGATTGGCGGAGGGGATGAGTGATCTGTATTCTCCTGGAGCAGACCTCTCTCAGAGCTGCTGTAGAAATGTCCACTTGCCTGCAATTCCAGCCCGAGGTTGAAACCCCGTTTAAAAGCACTAATCACACCTTATTGATGCTAACAGCGTGTTTCACACAGTCCCACGCGGCCTCCTGACCTCCCTTTTGCCCTCCCCCCACACAAGGAGCAAGAATTCACCACTTCACCCGCGACAGGCTAGTGACCGCTTCTCGCTGCCCGTGAAGGGCGCTCAGGGGGGTCAGCTGCCCTGGGCGCCCCGGCCTGTTCACCTCCAGGGGGGTGAGTTGAGCTGCAGTGGCTGACGGCGGCGAGCAGTCGATGGGAGAGGAGAGGCGCCCAGGGTCGCCACACACACAAGACAAAACCCCTCTCGGGGTGCTCACCTCCCTGTCTCATGCACTGGGTCAGCGGGTCCCTGGTCACTCCCGCCTGCCTCGCGTTCCTCCTGCCAACACAACGCATGGCCCCCGTCAGCTGGCTCCGCCCCGGCCTTCCGGGCACCGGGCAGCGACCAGGGCGGCGGCGCCAGGCTCACCTGCGGGCGAGCGGCACGAAGGGGCTGCAGGAGGTGCCGTCCCAGGTGCAGTAGGGGTCCCGCGCCAGGCAGCACTCGGCGCAGGCCTGGCCGTACAGGTCACACTGGTACAGCGCCAGCTGGGCAAGGCCTTCCCTGGAGCCAACGTACAGCCACTGCTGCGGAAGGGAACGGCCGCCGCGTTAGTGCCCTTTCGCACGCCGGCGCCCCTCTCCACAGACGCGCGGACTGGGCGCAACACTCGCAGAAGGAGACCCCAGGCCTGAGCCCCGAGGATCCTCAGGCGCCCTGATCAGGTCAACCCGGCGGACGTCTTCAGAACCGACAGGGAAACACGAGCCAGAGGactcaagtggaaactacagggtGCGGAGAGTTTACCCAAAGggtgggtgggggtgtggaacaagctgcccagccacgttGTTCCAGCCGATTCTTAGCTGCCAACTACCAAAGAAGTTAGGGGCGTCACAGGGCCTCCACCCGTTTCCACatctttctaaatgttttttctgaGCAGAGTTCGTTCAGAAAGCTAGCCAAGTGATTCCGCCCTGCAGTAAGAATGGGCTGTTCCAGGGCCCGCGGGCCAGTCCAGCACGGCCCGGCACACCGCGGACCCCAGGGAGAGGAGCAGGCTGGGGCTGCGATCGGGGGGGGAGTCTTACCCGTTTCTTCGACAGCGTCATCGCCGTGATCGCAGACTGGTCCTGCACAGAGGGAAGAGGAGGAAGGGCTTTACAGACTGTTCTGCACACTCAGTCAGACAGCACGTATAGTGTCATGCCTCTCGATGACCACAGCTATCTAGGGCAGGCCGACGGCACAAGGGACAGACATGTAGAGACGCTGACGGACAGGTATATAGTCAGGCAGGTGAACAAACAGGTAGACaggtggacagacagacagtcagACGAACCTTGAAGACCTGCAGCTCCTCCAGAGTGATCTCCTGCTCGCCCTCCTGTCCCTGGGGCAGATGGATGGCCTTCAGCACCAGCCCAGAGTCTGCAAAATCCACACACCTCCGTTACTCTCACCAGCGCCTGCAGGGCTCGTTAAAAACACAGCGTGACCCGAGGGCCTGGCATCTCTGAGCCAAGGTGGGAGTGAGTTTTATTGCTTCCCGACCTCCTGTAAACATGACCCTTGACCTCAGCAACAGGGCGCTCAGACACCTCAACAAGAAGCCCCTTTGTGGAATGTAAACACAGCAACGAGCCTGTTTTAATTGCAGGCTGCCACTGTGTGGGCTGTCAGTGGGCCTTGTCACCATCAGCCCTCATTAACACCCTGAGTCGCATTCATCACTGTCTGGGGCGACAGGCCTGCTGATCGGGGGGAGCCTGACAATCGCCAGCCTGGCAGGGGGTGACCGCTGCCGTTTCCTTCACAGCCTGGACTGAAAGTGCGATAAACAGAGGTGTGACTCAGACCTCGTCCGCTTTTCCACTGCAGACCGACCTCTGGCTCTTCTCCTGAGAAAAAATGCTTTCTTGCCTCACTTATTCAGGCAGCAcggtggccctgggttcagttccagacctggggtgctgtctgtgtggagtttgcatgttctccccgtgttcctGTGGGgctcctcccacagcccagagacaggctggtgggttaactgacgtcttgggaaaattggccctggtgtgagtgcgtgtTTGTGCttatctgccctgtgatgggctgtaCCCCGCCTTGAGCCCTTcgattgctgggataggctcctgctcccccgccaccctgaactggataaagctTTTTCGCCAATGGGTGGACAGTCTCGTTCATGCAGCGACGTTCACACCGGTCTCACAGAGCAGGCACTGACCCGTGCCGATGAACAGGACGTCGTACTGCCCGTCCACAGCCTCCACGTGATCCACTGCCAGCCGCGTCAGCTTGTACGGCACCCCCACCcgcaccagcagggggcgccggtGCACGGGGTACACCGCCTCGTACATCAGCGGGTGCGTGCGGCTGAAGAAGATGACGTCATCAGGGTAATCCCGCGTCGACCTGTAGCCTCCGTAGGTCTGGCTGGGGCACTGGGGAGCAGAGAGCGCAGGCAGGCCGCGGGCATGAGGGGGCGTGGGCCTGGACAGCAGACTGTAACCCAGCAGACATCAAGTGCCCTCCCTCCACAAAGTCTTCCCTGGCCCTAACCCTGACCCCAGATCACCTTGAACCTTCACCCTTATCTTTCACCCCTGATCCCCAGCAGCTGGAGCAGCCCCGATCCCTATAGCCCCGGCCCTGACCCCCAGCAGCTGGAGCAGCCCCGATCCCTATAGCCCCGGCCCTGACCCCCAGCAGCTGGAGCAGTCCCGATCCCTATAGCCCCTGCCCTGACCCCCAGCAGCTGGAGCAGCCCCGATCCCTATAGCCCCGGCCCTGACCCCCAGCAGCTGGAGCAGTCCCGATCCCTATAGCCCCGGCCCTGACCCCCAGCAGCTGGAGCAGTCCCGATCCCTATAGCCCCTGCCCTGACCCCCAGCAGCTGGAGCAGCCCCGATCCCTATAGCCCCGGCCCTGACCCCCAGCAGCTGGAGCAGTCCCGATCCCTATAGCCCCTGCCCTGACCCCCAGCAGCTGGAGCAGCCCCGATCCCTATAGCCCCGGCCCTGACCCCCAGCAGCTGGAGCAGTCCCGATCCCTATAGCCCTGGCCCTGACCCCCAGCAGTCGGACCGCGGGGTGCGGAGAGGCGTACTCACAGTGCCCGGCCGGGGGAAGGGGACCCTGCCCGTGTACTCCACCCACTTGTACTGCGGCCCCTCCTTGTGGGAGAAGTGGCCCTTGAAGGCCACGGCGATGTCCTGCATCCTGTACACGCACACCGCCGAGCCGTTCAGGACGTCGCTGCAGGGGCGAGAGGGGCGACAACGGGGTCCCATCACTGGGCCTGCTCGGGCAGCACGGGCGCCACGCCCCCCAGGACTTTCAGGTCATCGCCATGACGGGAGGTGCGTCCGTTTTGGGACCTCGGCTAAGCGAGGAGGAGGGGCTCCCTGTCCAGACAGGAGGTGTCCCACTACAGCGGGGTGATGTAGCTGGCGGTCAGACTGACCGCGGTGTACGCAGTCTGGaaggcccggcccggcccggcccgagCACCGCCAGCGAGCCGCACCGCGTGTTCCCCATTCCGGCTGAAGCGCAGAGTCGGGGGACCACCTTTGGGGCTCGAGCTCAGCCTTACTCAGCCTGGAATCACAAGAGCCCTCGGGCCGTCGGCGGCGCGTGGCAGCGTCTCGTGGCGCGTGTCCCAGGGCCGGCGGCCATCACAGATCACACGTGAGCCCCCCCAGATGTTACCGAAAAGGAATTGGCAGGATACTCCTTAACAACCACCACAGCAAACAGACGCTGCTGCCAGAACCCGAGAGCGGAGCCTGTGTGGACCTTCACACACAGCAGGGCCTCCCGCTTTGCGGGGGGACACTCTCCCCGAACTGCCGCTCGCTCGTGAGGTTCACTCCCTCAGCCCGTCAGCACGAGCGCAGGAGCAGCTGGGGCAGAGGGATCCCGGCCCACAGGGAGGGGCGAACTACCAGTCTTACACCTTCCTGACCTGTTTGTAATGGAGTATCAGACCTCACAGGAGCAACAGGGTGTAAAGTACGACCTCTCGCCAAGTTTCATCTGATCTGAACTGGATTTAGATGGGGTTTGTATAACCAGCGACAGAGTGCAGGGCCAACAGAGTCCTGTCCGAGACAGACGCCGAACTGCCTTGTGTTCTGTTGAGGTGACGGCGCAGTGACTGGCTCTGTCCAGGGGGGCGGTGCTCTAGAGGGAACAGCTTACCTGGACGTAGTGAAGAGACCGTAGATGAGGGGGTTGGCCTTGTCCTTGCCCTGAAGAATGAAGACGTCCTCTGTGGGGGGAACAGGGGAAGAAGGGGTGTCAGCTCAGCTCCAGCAGAGCCACTGTAAGAACAGCTGCACCCAGATCCTAATTCACAACCGGGGCATCTCGTCCGAGTGCAGGCAGGCAGTTTAATAGCCCAGTGCCTGTAACAGGTCAGGGCCTGGACTCTGAGAGTGCTGTGAGCTGTGAAGTAAACACACGGTATAAAAGCAGGACACAGCCTCTTCCTGCTCACTGTCCGCGTCAGAATCCAAGCACAAGTTCCAGGGGATCTCCGCCGGCTCACAGA contains:
- the sema3h gene encoding sema domain, immunoglobulin domain (Ig), short basic domain, secreted, (semaphorin) 3H isoform X2; the protein is MPGRTAMLGLLEVLLLSCLGTPGGLAWRPSQPRLQFSFSELVRNGRVLSLPLRAGDLHSILLDEDGRRLYAAIKDHLVTTSLDNITHGVRKLYWPASPDRIEECEMAGKDRELDCANFLRVLHPYNHTHLYACGTGAFHPRCAFIPTALFLRGDRLLLLPGQTECGKGKCPYDPHQRTATAIIDGELYAGISSDFMSRDTAFFRSLSSRHVIRTEQYDFKWLQDARFVKVASVSESGNPEDDKVYVFFTERAQEAEGSAGSAGKVLYSRVARVCKNDIGGQRSLVNKWSTFLKARLVCSVPGADGVHTHFDLLQDVFILQGKDKANPLIYGLFTTSSDVLNGSAVCVYRMQDIAVAFKGHFSHKEGPQYKWVEYTGRVPFPRPGTCPSQTYGGYRSTRDYPDDVIFFSRTHPLMYEAVYPVHRRPLLVRVGVPYKLTRLAVDHVEAVDGQYDVLFIGTDSGLVLKAIHLPQGQEGEQEITLEELQVFKDQSAITAMTLSKKRWLYVGSREGLAQLALYQCDLYGQACAECCLARDPYCTWDGTSCSPFVPLARRRNARQAGVTRDPLTQCMRQGAALEVEVEERVMVVAEGNSTYLECLPKSRHAAVTWFREAGENNHELHQVTSGEQLVLIDRGVLIRRAEPAHSGIYHCQLEEHGFRWTAVRVRLSVLSPARAEPPAPPAPLTYPQQLWYQDVMNLISSPSPSKMDLYCEQVWGRAGKKKNRKKWRLGAGGQGGHGGRGSNGGGGGGGGGGRKSRSRPEPVALRSPRSV
- the sema3h gene encoding sema domain, immunoglobulin domain (Ig), short basic domain, secreted, (semaphorin) 3H isoform X1 — encoded protein: MPGRTAMLGLLEVLLLSCLGTPGGLAWRPSQPRLQFSFSELVRNGRVLSLPLRAGDLHSILLDEDGRRLYAAIKDHLVTTSLDNITHGVRKLYWPASPDRIEECEMAGKDRELDCANFLRVLHPYNHTHLYACGTGAFHPRCAFIPTALFLRGDRLLLLPGQTECGKGKCPYDPHQRTATAIIDGELYAGISSDFMSRDTAFFRSLSSRHVIRTEQYDFKWLQDARFVKVASVSESGNPEDDKVYVFFTERAQEAEGSAGSAGKVLYSRVARVCKNDIGGQRSLVNKWSTFLKARLVCSVPGADGVHTHFDLLQDVFILQGKDKANPLIYGLFTTSSDVLNGSAVCVYRMQDIAVAFKGHFSHKEGPQYKWVEYTGRVPFPRPGTCPSQTYGGYRSTRDYPDDVIFFSRTHPLMYEAVYPVHRRPLLVRVGVPYKLTRLAVDHVEAVDGQYDVLFIGTDSGLVLKAIHLPQGQEGEQEITLEELQVFKDQSAITAMTLSKKRQWLYVGSREGLAQLALYQCDLYGQACAECCLARDPYCTWDGTSCSPFVPLARRRNARQAGVTRDPLTQCMRQGAALEVEVEERVMVVAEGNSTYLECLPKSRHAAVTWFREAGENNHELHQVTSGEQLVLIDRGVLIRRAEPAHSGIYHCQLEEHGFRWTAVRVRLSVLSPARAEPPAPPAPLTYPQQLWYQDVMNLISSPSPSKMDLYCEQVWGRAGKKKNRKKWRLGAGGQGGHGGRGSNGGGGGGGGGGRKSRSRPEPVALRSPRSV